The following coding sequences are from one Sander lucioperca isolate FBNREF2018 chromosome 2, SLUC_FBN_1.2, whole genome shotgun sequence window:
- the LOC116054064 gene encoding natterin-3-like, whose amino-acid sequence MKLSVLLLLALLALSTASPLDILNSTEQRKELSPEITASRWRLTYRPFWNLSQKSDDGSNLKWVTWNNFLPNDAVSIHNDYVDRIDYVCKYMCEAGFYTPSKGPYCHYPNAKKAYSGSPFEILVNKNNFEILEWKEDSYGSVFQSSVRTCPRGDTYVGKNKYGLGKVATKDKAFYLPWYDDEYWYHYYQVLTINEDIISQQIYNVRYNTDESQIFHYPPEVMRNSTIKNYNCNTVVQTDSLSKTYEVEHRWGISFSVTVGVTLTFSASIPLITTSGIQFSTEVSFDYSKGNTMVEATTNTVSVQIIAPPNHSCMVNMMQYKYKVDIPFTASLNRTYANGVIHRTSITGTYDSVQVVEVQAMVDRCELLENSQPCT is encoded by the exons ATGAAGCTGTCAGTGTTGCTGCTGTTGGCCCTGCTGGCTCTGTCCACAGCCAGTCCTCTGGACATCTTGAACAGCACAGAGCAAAGAAAAG AACTCAGTCCTGAAATCACTGCAAGCAGATGGAGGCTAACTTATCGACCTTTTTGGAATTTAAGCCAGAAGTCTGACGATGGCTCTAACCTGAAGTGGGTGACCTGGAACAACTTTCTCCCAAACGACGCAGTTTCCATTCACAATGATTATGTTGATCGCATTGATTATGTCTGCAAATACATGTGTGAGGCTGGCTTTTATACCCCCAGCAAGGGTCCTTATTGCCACTATCCAAATGCAAAAAAAGCATATTCGGGTTCCCCGTTTGAGATCCTGGTGAACAAAAACAACTTTGAGATCCTGGAGTGGAAGGAGGATTCATACGGTTCAGTGTTCCAGAGTTCAGTCAGAACCTGCCCTCGGGGGGACACATATGTAGGGAAGAACAAATATGGACTTGGGAAGGTTGCTACTAAAGATAAGGCCTTCTACCTGCCTTGGTATGATGATGAATATTGGTACCACTACTACCAGGTCCTGACTATCAATGAGGATATAATCAGCCAGCAGATTTACAACGTCAGGTACAACACTGATGAGTCTCAAATCTTCCACTATCCTCCAGAGGTCATGCGTAACTCCACGATCAAGAACTATAACTGCAACACAGTGGTGCAAACAGATTCCCTCTCAAAGACATATGAGGTAGAGCACAGGTGGGGCATTAGCTTTTCTGTCACAGTTGGTGTTACTTTGACCTTCTCTGCCAGCATCCCCCTAATCACTACCAGCGGTATTCAGTTCAGCACCGAGGTTTCCTTCGATTACTCCAAGGGAAACACGATGGTAGAGGCCACCACTAATACTGTTTCTGTGCAGATCATTGCCCCACCAAACCACTCCTGCATGGTTAATATGATGCAGTATAAGTACAAAGTGGACATCCCGTTCACAGCAAGCCTCAACCGCACCTACGCTAACGGGGTGATCCACAGGACTTCCATCACTGGGACGTATGATAGTGTTCAGGTTGTAGAAGTCCAGGCCATGGTGGACCGATGTGAACTTCTAGAAAACTCCCAGCCTTGCACATGA